The proteins below come from a single Oncorhynchus gorbuscha isolate QuinsamMale2020 ecotype Even-year linkage group LG12, OgorEven_v1.0, whole genome shotgun sequence genomic window:
- the LOC123990757 gene encoding clusterin-like — MMKVFGSIVGLALLLVSAQCLLPPSKDDLSQISLLGMKYLDKQIENAISGVKEMKTVMERSGEDHEKFLSALEKTTQQKEDALKAAQEMETKLSEEQEVCNGTMQSLWEECKPCLKNTCIKYYSRTCSSGAGLVGRQLEEVLNRTSPFSIWINGENMDVLEREDQEQSWRFQNLEERYSNVADGVDSIFTDSMRVFDHMRSLNPPMFPSPYRMPGIWGQGERANERAKVGEVHSRVVRSPLKDPDFHGFHNMFAPMMDMAWNIFGSMGPFMDADANFDINPSEEGSVNEDVVVTKPSGMTCREIRRNSAGCIKLRGECEKCVAIQDIDCSGKKPLTGPLKEELEQALAMAEKFTQEYNKQLRRFEEKMSNTSSLLDLFSKQFGWVSALANNTDTKDGIFKIETVMSKDTEDPEKPGDTNVSVQLFNTPAMTFSVPGDITWNDPKFSEVVAQEALDRYKQTTVVVK; from the exons ATGATGAAAGTCTTTGGGTCAATAGTGGGCCTTGCCCTGCTCCTGGTCTCTGCTCAGTGTCTACTGCCTCCATCCAAGGACGATCTAAGCC AGATTTCTCTCCTCGGAATGAAGTACCTGGACAAGCAGATAGAAAATGCTATCAGTGGGGTGAAGGAGATGAAGACAGTGATGGAGAGGTCTGGAGAGGACCATGAGAAGTTCCTGAGTGCCCTGGAGAAAACTACACAGCAAAAAGAG GATGCTCTGAAGGCAGCTCAGGAGATGGAGACGAAGCTGAGTGAGGAGCAGGAGGTGTGTAACGGCACCATGCAGTCTCTGTGGGAGGAGTGCAAGCCCTGCCTGAAGAACACCTGCATCAAGTACTACTCCAGGACCTGCAGCAGTGGCGCTGGACTAGTCGGCAGACAG CTGGAAGAGGTTCTGAACAGGACCTCTCCATTCTCCATCTGGATCAACGGGGAGAACATGGATGTTCTGGAGCGAGAGGACCAGGAGCAGAGCTGGAGGTTCCAGAATCTGGAGGAGCGCTACTCCAACGTGGCCGATGGGGTGGACAGCATCTTCACTGACAGCATGAGGGTGTTTGACCACATGCGCTCCCTCAACCCTCCCATGTTCCCCAGCCCCTACCGCATGCCCGGCATCTGGGGTCAGGGTGAGAGGGCCAATGAGAGAGCAAAGGTGGGCGAGGTGCATTCCCGTGTGGTCAGGTCCCCTCTGAAGGACCCAGACTTCCATGGGTTCCACAACATGTTCGCTCCCATGATGGACATGGCCTGGAATATCTTTGGCTCCATGGGGCCTTTCATGGATGCAGATGCTAACTTTGACATCAATCCCTCAGAGG AGGGGAGTGTGAATGAGGATGTTGTTGTGACAAAGCCTTCCGGTATGACCTGCAGAGAGATACGTCGCAATTCTGCTGGCTGCATTAAACTGCGAGGAGAGTGTGAAAAATGTGTAGCGATCCAGGATATTG ACTGCTCTGGGAAGAAGCCTCTGACTGGTCCTCTGAAGGAGGAGCTGGAGCAGGCCCTGGCCATGGCTGAGAAGTTCACCCAGGAGTACAACAAGCAGCTGAGGAGGTTTGAGGAGAAGATGTCTAACACATCCAGCCTGCTGGACCTGTTCAGCAAGCAGTTTGGCTGGGTGTCTGCCCTGGCCAACAATACCGACACCAAGGATGGAATCTTCAAGATTGAAACA GTCATGTCCAAGGACACGGAGGACCCTGAGAAACCAGGGGACACCAACGTGTCTGTGCAGCTGTTTAACACCCCTGCCATGACCTTCAGTGTGCCTGGAGACATTACCTGGAATGACCCGAAGTTCTCAGAGGTGGTGGCACAGGAGGCCCTTGACCGCTACAAACAGACAACAGT AGTGGTGAAGTAG